The Triticum aestivum cultivar Chinese Spring chromosome 3A, IWGSC CS RefSeq v2.1, whole genome shotgun sequence genome includes a region encoding these proteins:
- the LOC123059056 gene encoding uncharacterized protein encodes MVPPRLGQTLEPVLFPSVPIFLLSHAEPSTPVVVASSIPRSPAFPRRAEMSRISLVIVSFAYMRWNEPGRPVRSPSSSSSPCTSSSPPSIPTTLVRPRPPRPRHRARDDGVQEPDATVGDDSYYTGGAYYYVQHADDDQEQFRRIPGRRPAPLSICIPVYASLLKENLFNLC; translated from the exons ATGGTGCCGCCCCGTCTCGGCCAAACCCTAGAACCCGTGCTATTCCCCTCCGTGCCAATTTTTCTTCTTTCCCACGCGGAGCCGAGCACTCCCGTCGTCGTCGCCTCGTCGATCCCGCGGTCACCAGCCTTCCCCCGTCGAGCCGAGATGTCCAGGATCTCCCTCGTCATCGTCTCCTTCGCCTACATGCGTTGGAACGAGCCGGGAAGGCCCGTACGCTCGCCATCGAGCTCGTCTTCCCCATGCACGTCGTCGTCACCGCCGTCGATTCCCACCACTCTGGTCCGtccccggcctccccgacctcgccatCGAGCTCGCG acgatggagtccaggagccagacgccaccgttggcgacgactcctactacactggaggtgcctactactacgtgcagcacGCCGACGACGATCAGGAgcagtttaggaggatcccaggcaggaggcctgcgcctctttcgatctgtatcccagtttatgctagccttcttaaggaaaacttgtttaacttatgttag